One region of Aurantimonas sp. HBX-1 genomic DNA includes:
- a CDS encoding cupin domain-containing protein, protein MTETHSHEPRWKHDGVRVIKGDQLDPNTAQTPGMFRQAAINHARVGAQKIWAGTVTIEPDAKTGVHHHGALESVIFVLRGKARMRWGDRLEFVAEAGPGDFIFVPPYVPHQEINADPGEPLECVLVRSDNEAVVVNIPDIDPVEAPETVLWIDPIHRHPE, encoded by the coding sequence ATGACCGAAACCCATTCCCACGAGCCGCGCTGGAAGCATGACGGCGTGCGCGTCATCAAGGGCGACCAGCTCGATCCCAACACCGCCCAGACCCCCGGCATGTTTCGTCAGGCGGCGATCAATCACGCCCGCGTCGGCGCCCAGAAGATCTGGGCCGGCACCGTGACGATCGAGCCGGACGCCAAGACCGGCGTGCATCACCACGGCGCGCTGGAAAGCGTCATCTTCGTGCTGCGCGGCAAGGCCCGGATGCGCTGGGGCGACCGCCTGGAATTCGTTGCCGAGGCAGGGCCCGGCGACTTCATCTTCGTGCCGCCCTACGTGCCGCACCAGGAGATCAACGCCGATCCCGGCGAGCCGCTCGAATGCGTGCTGGTGCGTTCCGACAACGAGGCGGTGGTGGTCAACATTCCCGACATCGACCCGGTCGAGGCGCCCGAAACCGTCCTTTGGATCGACCCGATCCACCGACACCCGGAATGA
- a CDS encoding ribokinase, producing the protein MSVQAPAAATVVVFGSLNVDLVCRVETIPRPGETVLAPGYDQLFGGKGANQAVAAARALGGEGRVAMVGAVGGDELGRAVTANLASEGIDMSAIQTVADRTGCAFISIDAAGENAITVASGANGRLAAAGLDDDRLGAGSVLVLQMETPLAESLAAATKARARGAPVIVNLAPVPRGLDAPTLTQLLSLTDCLVVNETELAAAAGLADLATGDAAEQARRLAERYGIVVIATLGAEGAVVADAAGPPSRIAAHKVTVVDTTGAGDTFVGVLAAGLAAGLALSDAARRAVVAGSLACRKLGAQSAMPTGAEIDAALGA; encoded by the coding sequence ATGAGCGTCCAAGCGCCGGCGGCGGCCACGGTCGTGGTGTTCGGCTCGCTGAATGTCGACCTCGTCTGCCGGGTCGAGACCATCCCGCGGCCGGGCGAGACGGTGCTGGCGCCGGGCTACGACCAGCTGTTCGGCGGCAAGGGGGCAAACCAGGCGGTCGCCGCCGCGCGGGCGCTGGGCGGGGAAGGCCGGGTCGCCATGGTGGGTGCCGTCGGCGGGGACGAGCTGGGCCGGGCCGTCACCGCCAATCTCGCGTCGGAAGGCATCGACATGTCGGCCATCCAGACGGTGGCGGACCGCACCGGCTGCGCCTTCATCAGCATCGACGCTGCCGGCGAGAACGCCATCACCGTCGCCAGCGGCGCCAACGGCCGTCTCGCCGCGGCGGGGCTGGACGACGACCGGCTTGGTGCGGGGAGCGTCCTCGTGCTGCAGATGGAGACGCCGCTCGCCGAGAGCCTCGCCGCCGCGACGAAGGCGCGGGCGCGCGGCGCGCCGGTGATCGTCAACCTGGCGCCGGTGCCGCGCGGGCTCGACGCGCCGACGCTCACGCAACTTCTGTCGCTGACCGACTGCCTGGTGGTGAACGAGACGGAGCTGGCCGCCGCCGCGGGTCTGGCGGATCTTGCGACAGGCGACGCCGCCGAACAGGCCCGCAGGCTGGCGGAGCGCTACGGCATCGTAGTGATCGCCACGCTGGGCGCCGAGGGCGCGGTGGTCGCGGACGCCGCGGGGCCACCCAGCCGGATCGCGGCCCACAAGGTGACGGTGGTCGACACGACAGGCGCCGGCGACACGTTCGTGGGCGTGCTGGCGGCCGGGCTCGCGGCCGGACTCGCCCTCTCCGATGCGGCCCGCCGGGCGGTTGTCGCCGGTTCCCTCGCCTGCCGGAAGCTCGGCGCCCAGTCCGCCATGCCAACCGGTGCCGAGATCGACGCCGCGCTGGGGGCCTGA
- a CDS encoding cytochrome b, translating to MTPIDAYLPEDRRYPVLSRLLHWLVAVLVLAVWPLGMVIKFINEDTKLSFYMLHESLGFLILWLMLARLAVRLLRPPPPGPPLPVWEERAAATVHALLYVALIAQPIIGFLTTNAFGFPLDWFGLVTVWSPIGKSDAAETLKTVHIFLGWSILVLFALHIGGVLHHHVLRRDPTLQRML from the coding sequence ATGACGCCGATCGACGCCTATCTGCCAGAGGACCGGCGCTATCCGGTCCTCTCCCGCCTGCTGCACTGGCTGGTCGCCGTCCTCGTCCTCGCGGTCTGGCCGCTCGGCATGGTGATCAAGTTCATCAACGAGGACACCAAGCTCAGCTTCTACATGCTGCACGAATCGCTCGGCTTCCTGATCCTCTGGCTGATGCTGGCGCGGCTCGCCGTGCGGCTGCTACGGCCGCCGCCGCCCGGCCCGCCTTTGCCGGTCTGGGAGGAACGCGCCGCCGCGACGGTGCATGCGCTGCTTTATGTTGCGCTGATCGCCCAGCCCATCATCGGCTTCCTGACCACCAACGCCTTCGGCTTCCCACTCGACTGGTTCGGCCTCGTCACCGTCTGGAGCCCGATCGGCAAATCGGACGCGGCGGAGACGCTGAAGACCGTCCACATCTTCCTCGGCTGGAGCATCCTCGTCCTGTTCGCGCTGCATATCGGCGGCGTGCTGCACCATCACGTCCTGCGCCGCGACCCGACCCTGCAGCGCATGCTCTAG
- a CDS encoding trans-aconitate 2-methyltransferase — translation MSGFEARWLDLREPADIAARDRGLLEAAAAYLSARPNALAVDLGCGTGSTLRTLGPLVPGLRWRLVDNDPALLAEAERRRPAGSTVEAVLADLGELDALELKPARLATASALFDLASRDFVAGLAKRLARERIGLYAALSYDGTIAFDLPHPQDAAVIALFNAHQRGDKGLGAALGPDAGAVLAEELAAQGLDVRTAPSPWRLDASMTGLQTKFVEGMATAVGETGEMPEAEIAAWLDARLAVVGSSFCRVGHLDVLALPK, via the coding sequence ATGAGCGGCTTCGAGGCACGCTGGCTCGACCTGCGGGAGCCGGCCGACATCGCCGCAAGGGACAGGGGGCTGCTGGAAGCGGCGGCCGCCTATCTCTCCGCCAGGCCGAACGCGCTCGCCGTCGACCTTGGTTGCGGTACTGGTTCGACGCTGCGGACGCTCGGGCCGCTGGTGCCGGGCCTGCGCTGGCGGCTAGTCGACAACGACCCGGCCCTCTTGGCCGAGGCCGAGCGGCGGCGGCCCGCCGGCAGCACCGTAGAGGCCGTCCTCGCCGATCTCGGCGAGCTCGATGCGCTCGAACTCAAGCCGGCCCGGCTCGCCACGGCATCGGCGCTGTTCGACCTCGCTTCGCGGGACTTCGTCGCCGGTCTTGCAAAGCGGCTCGCGCGAGAACGCATCGGCCTCTATGCCGCGCTCAGCTACGACGGGACGATCGCCTTCGATCTGCCGCATCCGCAGGACGCAGCCGTCATTGCGCTGTTCAACGCGCACCAGCGCGGCGACAAGGGCCTCGGCGCGGCGCTCGGGCCGGACGCGGGCGCCGTGCTCGCCGAAGAGCTTGCCGCGCAGGGACTCGATGTCCGCACCGCGCCGAGCCCCTGGCGGCTCGACGCCAGCATGACGGGGCTGCAGACGAAGTTCGTCGAGGGCATGGCGACGGCGGTGGGCGAGACCGGAGAAATGCCCGAGGCGGAGATCGCCGCATGGCTCGACGCGCGCCTCGCTGTGGTCGGTTCCAGCTTCTGCCGGGTCGGCCATCTCGACGTGCTGGCCCTGCCGAAATAG
- a CDS encoding glycosyltransferase family 4 protein: MTRRLVFAIPGDIETRSGGYGYDRRMMAELAGLGRDVTHLALPGSFPAPSPADLEATAAAFAAIPDGTLVLVDGLAFGAMPNIVTAQAGRLRLVALVHHPLALEAGLSTAERERLDRSERAALGVAEQVVVTSPATARELVANWGVEPGRLTVALPGTDPAPHATGSGGAPVILAVGTAIPRKDHATLVAALARLADHDWRCRIVGGLDADPATTAALRDQIAASGLSDRIELAGALPDVAPEYRRADIFALASRYEGYGMVFAEAMANGLPIVACRAGAVGDVVPESAGILVAPGDVAAFADGLGRLLADPALRAKMAAASHAAGQKLPTWQQSAAVLSAALEGVAR; the protein is encoded by the coding sequence TTGACGCGACGGCTGGTTTTCGCCATCCCAGGGGACATCGAGACCCGCAGCGGCGGCTATGGCTACGACCGGCGGATGATGGCGGAACTCGCCGGTCTCGGCCGGGACGTGACGCATCTGGCGCTGCCCGGCAGCTTCCCGGCCCCGAGTCCGGCCGATCTCGAAGCGACGGCGGCCGCCTTCGCCGCGATTCCGGACGGCACGCTGGTGCTGGTCGACGGGCTTGCCTTCGGGGCGATGCCGAACATCGTCACCGCCCAGGCGGGCCGGCTCCGGCTGGTGGCGCTGGTGCACCATCCGCTGGCGCTGGAGGCGGGGCTCTCGACGGCGGAGCGGGAAAGGCTCGATCGCTCGGAACGGGCCGCGCTCGGCGTCGCCGAGCAGGTGGTGGTCACCAGCCCGGCGACGGCGCGGGAACTGGTCGCCAACTGGGGCGTCGAACCCGGCCGCCTCACCGTCGCGCTGCCCGGTACCGACCCGGCGCCGCATGCCACGGGCAGCGGCGGTGCGCCGGTGATCCTCGCCGTCGGCACGGCGATCCCCCGCAAGGACCATGCGACGCTGGTCGCGGCGCTCGCCCGCCTTGCCGACCATGACTGGCGCTGCCGCATCGTCGGCGGCCTGGACGCCGACCCGGCGACGACGGCGGCGTTGCGCGACCAGATCGCCGCCAGCGGCCTATCGGACCGGATCGAACTCGCCGGCGCCCTGCCGGACGTCGCCCCGGAATATCGTCGCGCCGACATCTTCGCCCTCGCCAGCCGCTACGAGGGCTACGGCATGGTGTTCGCCGAGGCGATGGCGAACGGCCTGCCGATCGTCGCCTGCCGGGCTGGCGCGGTCGGCGACGTCGTGCCGGAATCCGCCGGCATCCTCGTCGCTCCGGGGGACGTCGCCGCGTTCGCCGATGGTCTCGGCCGGCTGCTGGCCGACCCGGCGCTGCGGGCGAAGATGGCGGCGGCGTCGCATGCGGCGGGGCAGAAGCTGCCGACGTGGCAGCAATCGGCGGCGGTGCTCTCCGCAGCCCTGGAAGGAGTGGCGCGATGA
- a CDS encoding 6-carboxytetrahydropterin synthase: MFAVEVRDHMMIAHSLPREVFGPAQGMHGATFVVDAAFFTEDIDDDGLAIDIGLATQILSETLKPLNYQNLDALEIFAGKVTTTEFLARHIFREIAKRIEAGALGTGGQKVVRLKIQLHESHVARAWYEADL, from the coding sequence ATGTTCGCCGTCGAAGTTCGCGACCACATGATGATCGCCCACAGCCTGCCGCGCGAGGTGTTCGGCCCGGCGCAGGGCATGCACGGCGCGACCTTCGTGGTCGACGCCGCCTTCTTCACCGAGGACATCGACGACGACGGGCTCGCGATCGACATCGGGCTTGCCACCCAGATCCTGTCCGAGACGCTGAAGCCGCTGAACTACCAGAACCTCGACGCGCTGGAGATCTTCGCCGGCAAGGTGACGACGACGGAATTCCTCGCCCGGCACATCTTCAGGGAGATCGCCAAGCGGATCGAAGCCGGCGCCCTCGGCACCGGCGGGCAGAAGGTCGTCCGCCTGAAGATCCAGCTGCACGAATCCCATGTCGCCCGGGCGTGGTACGAGGCCGATCTTTGA
- a CDS encoding zinc-binding alcohol dehydrogenase, translating to MTTLCRAFWLEAEGQAALREARLPAVAAGEVAVESRFGAISRGTEALVAAGKVPQSEYQRMRAPFQEGDFPFPVKYGYAVVGDIVEGPPERIGETVFCLYPHQDRFVLPADAAVPVPQSVPAERAVLAANMETALNIVWDARIGPGDRVAVVGGGLVGMLVGSLAARIPGCDVTVVDSNAGRADIAVALGCYFAVPEDAPTECDVVIHASASEAGLATALGCAGFEARVVEASWYGDRTVAVPLGGAFHSQRLSIVASQVGQLPPERRGRWDYRRRLTAALDLLADPRLDILISGETRFTDLAAAYAGILSDPATLCHRIRYD from the coding sequence ATGACGACACTTTGTCGCGCTTTCTGGCTGGAAGCCGAAGGCCAGGCGGCGCTGCGCGAGGCACGCCTGCCGGCCGTCGCGGCGGGCGAGGTCGCCGTCGAAAGCCGCTTCGGCGCGATCAGCCGCGGTACCGAGGCGCTGGTGGCGGCCGGCAAGGTGCCGCAGAGCGAATACCAGCGCATGCGCGCGCCCTTTCAGGAGGGGGATTTCCCCTTCCCGGTGAAATACGGCTACGCGGTCGTCGGCGACATCGTCGAAGGACCGCCCGAGCGGATCGGCGAGACGGTCTTCTGCCTCTACCCGCACCAGGACCGCTTCGTCCTGCCGGCCGACGCGGCCGTCCCGGTTCCCCAGTCGGTGCCGGCCGAGCGCGCGGTGCTGGCCGCCAACATGGAAACCGCCCTCAACATCGTCTGGGACGCCAGGATCGGGCCCGGCGACCGGGTGGCGGTGGTCGGCGGCGGCCTCGTCGGCATGCTGGTCGGCAGCCTCGCCGCCCGGATCCCGGGCTGCGACGTCACCGTCGTCGACAGCAATGCCGGCCGCGCCGACATCGCCGTTGCGCTCGGCTGCTACTTTGCCGTGCCCGAGGATGCGCCCACCGAATGCGACGTGGTCATCCACGCCTCGGCCAGCGAGGCCGGCCTTGCCACGGCGCTCGGATGCGCCGGCTTCGAGGCGCGGGTCGTCGAGGCGAGCTGGTACGGCGACCGGACCGTCGCGGTACCGCTCGGCGGCGCCTTCCACAGCCAACGCCTGTCGATCGTCGCCTCGCAGGTCGGCCAGCTGCCGCCGGAGCGGCGCGGACGCTGGGACTATCGCCGGCGCCTGACCGCCGCACTTGATTTGTTGGCCGATCCCCGCCTCGACATCCTGATTTCCGGCGAGACGCGCTTCACCGACCTCGCCGCCGCCTATGCCGGGATCCTTTCCGACCCGGCAACGCTCTGCCATCGCATCCGCTATGACTGA
- the ribA gene encoding GTP cyclohydrolase II RibA — protein MGNMMINATTAAQPTLLPAAGSTAAIRCERAAAELRYGRPVLIRGEDGATLAALALDAADQTAFAAFGAALGGRHELFLTATRAAVLGLAAPTGALVPLGGVGFAEACHLGYLRGAFRLRDWRAGGALEAEAAAAARLALLLPAVVCGRVSADNPAFADAVSLEPGDLDAANLAALGRFEVVARTEVPLKGIGAAEFVIFRGGLAQRDQVAIVVGDPDRSRPVPVRVHSSCITGDLFGSLKCDCGDQLRGGLKTLEERGGGVLIYLDQEGRGTGIAAKMRAYGLQGAGLDTIDADAQLGFGADERRYEAAAAMLSGLDISRVDLLTNNPLKVAYLRACGIDVVSRTPVLGPLTPQNTGYLRTKARRGGHMLDQLFER, from the coding sequence ATGGGCAACATGATGATCAACGCGACGACCGCCGCGCAGCCGACGCTGCTGCCGGCCGCCGGGTCGACGGCGGCGATCCGCTGCGAGCGGGCGGCGGCGGAACTGCGCTATGGCCGGCCGGTGCTGATCCGCGGCGAGGATGGCGCGACGCTGGCCGCGCTGGCGCTCGACGCCGCCGACCAGACCGCCTTCGCGGCCTTCGGCGCCGCGCTGGGCGGCCGCCACGAGCTGTTCCTCACGGCGACCCGCGCGGCGGTGCTGGGCCTTGCCGCGCCCACCGGCGCGCTGGTGCCGCTCGGCGGCGTCGGTTTCGCCGAGGCCTGCCATCTCGGCTATCTGCGCGGCGCCTTCCGGCTGCGCGACTGGCGGGCCGGCGGCGCCCTGGAGGCGGAGGCGGCTGCCGCCGCGCGGCTGGCGCTGCTGCTGCCGGCGGTCGTCTGCGGCCGGGTCTCGGCGGACAACCCGGCCTTCGCCGACGCCGTCTCGCTCGAGCCCGGCGATCTCGACGCCGCCAATCTCGCCGCGCTCGGCCGCTTCGAGGTGGTGGCGCGCACCGAGGTGCCGCTGAAGGGCATAGGGGCCGCCGAGTTCGTGATCTTCCGCGGCGGCCTCGCTCAGCGGGACCAGGTGGCGATCGTCGTCGGCGATCCCGACCGCAGCCGGCCGGTGCCGGTGCGCGTCCACTCCTCCTGCATCACCGGCGATCTCTTCGGCTCGCTGAAATGCGATTGCGGCGACCAGCTGCGCGGCGGCCTGAAGACGCTCGAGGAACGCGGTGGCGGCGTGCTGATCTATCTCGACCAGGAAGGCCGCGGCACCGGCATCGCCGCGAAGATGCGGGCCTACGGGTTGCAGGGCGCCGGGCTGGATACGATCGACGCCGACGCCCAGCTCGGCTTCGGCGCCGACGAGCGGCGCTACGAGGCCGCCGCGGCGATGCTGTCCGGCCTCGACATCAGCCGCGTGGACCTTTTGACCAACAATCCGCTGAAGGTCGCCTATCTGCGGGCCTGCGGCATCGACGTCGTCTCCCGCACGCCGGTGCTCGGCCCGCTGACGCCTCAGAACACCGGCTACCTGCGGACCAAGGCGCGACGCGGCGGCCACATGCTCGACCAGCTGTTCGAGCGCTGA
- a CDS encoding FkbM family methyltransferase, with product MPFGTELRGWIGVLRSLRVYHGDRSHRDGLERLYRPLLGPGDLAFDIGAHVGDRIRVLRHLGARVVAVEPQPRLARLLRALFARDGSVTIIEAAIDASPGLIELRINGANPTVSTASSRMVAAAAGDERWRSQVWDEIVKVEATTIDRLIVAHGEPTFIKIDVEGLEDRVLSGLSRPVKVLSFEFTTLQRDVALRSLARAAELGYRRFDLSLGETHTMVFGEPCSLAAMREKLLGLPDAANSGDVYCFRGDAP from the coding sequence GCCATCGCGATGGGCTCGAGCGGCTCTACCGGCCGTTGCTCGGTCCGGGCGACCTCGCCTTCGATATCGGCGCGCATGTCGGGGACCGGATCCGCGTGCTCCGCCACCTCGGGGCGCGCGTCGTCGCGGTCGAGCCCCAGCCGCGCCTGGCGCGCCTCCTCAGGGCGCTGTTCGCCCGCGACGGGTCGGTGACGATCATCGAGGCCGCGATCGATGCGTCGCCCGGTCTCATCGAACTGCGCATCAACGGCGCCAACCCGACGGTGTCGACGGCGTCGAGCCGGATGGTCGCGGCGGCGGCCGGCGACGAGCGCTGGCGCAGCCAGGTCTGGGACGAGATCGTCAAGGTCGAGGCCACCACCATCGACCGCCTGATCGTCGCCCATGGCGAGCCGACCTTCATCAAGATCGACGTCGAGGGACTGGAGGACCGGGTGCTTTCCGGCCTGAGCCGGCCGGTGAAGGTGTTGTCCTTCGAGTTCACCACGCTGCAGCGCGACGTGGCGCTGCGCAGCCTCGCCCGGGCCGCGGAACTCGGCTACCGGCGCTTCGATCTCTCGCTCGGCGAAACCCACACGATGGTGTTCGGCGAGCCCTGCTCGCTCGCCGCGATGCGCGAGAAGCTGCTCGGTCTCCCGGACGCGGCGAACTCCGGCGACGTCTACTGCTTCCGCGGCGACGCGCCCTGA